The proteins below come from a single Amphiura filiformis chromosome 15, Afil_fr2py, whole genome shotgun sequence genomic window:
- the LOC140172044 gene encoding uncharacterized protein, protein MMVKPTVTRPDRKFLHPFSCKYCSLAFSDLSSYQKHTTRHKKKFSRVTSFHPIRAPERLIPVLSFETDRYEVDISVVSIEDPKQTNQYEVSRSTRLPKKSSKKNSSKIYTCKYCDRTYQRRHQLWGHIRVHAEMGFKEKKIKALQCRYCFKHFAYKCDLSKHESGHRTEHRFQCPHCNSLFSRQAELDKHINVNMQRVKYICGVCKQSYVSKCKLQLHAKAGHDIKNHTVPENCKGHLKCPVCLTPFFSSDSLLYHITKTHVKVGYKHKCKFCHNAFKKRKHLREHKMKMHRNDDPNPVKFRPLSCPLCRKTVFATVTLLANHLTNVHILSKTLNDDNIGDFLKCEYCHKLFKKRKYLAEHMKRMHKVKLECDKSSKHYSFNEGDECHRCSMCPAVYTTKKAVTDHVRRKHRNTGLKQPKEEPNDGAKDNIKEPVHGIEELNIMKDSVMNHRKRKHGTMHDTGEPTGKPKGEDTKHTLKKDNYIRIIKDKDIVDDKSQSFQCLRCPRAFSQEKNLKQHIQQSHSEINKGLKRAVRSPSKRTSARIAEAPKGTQTFKCGYCLLPFADRRLLSRHMVRIHTGDEI, encoded by the coding sequence ATGATGGTGAAACCCACGGTGACAAGACCAGACAGGAAATTCCTTCATCCATTTTCCTGCAAGTACTGTTCCCTTGCTTTCTCTGATCTCAGTTCTTACCAAAAACACACCACAAGACACAAGAAGAAGTTCTCCAGAGTGACGAGTTTCCATCCAATTAGAGCTCCAGAACGTCTTATTCCAGTGTTGTCATTTGAGACTGATAGGTACGAGGTTGATATATCTGTTGTTTCAATTGAAGATCCTAAACAGACAAATCAGTATGAGGTATCAAGAAGTACAAGACTGCCCAAGAAAAGCAGCAAGAAAAATTCTTCAAAAATATACACATGCAAATACTGCGACAGAACGTACCAAAGAAGACACCAGCTGTGGGGTCACATTAGAGTTCATGCCGAGATGGGATTTAAAGAGAAGAAAATCAAAGCGTTGCAGTGTAGATACtgtttcaaacattttgcatACAAGTGTGATTTGAGTAAGCATGAGAGTGGACACAGAACAGAACATCGTTTCCAGTGCCCACATTGCAATTCCCTCTTCAGCAGACAAGCGGAGCTGGATAAACACATTAATGTGAACATGCAACGAGTAAAGTATATCTGTGGTGTGTGTAAACAGTCCTATGTTAGCAAGTGTAAACTGCAGCTTCATGCTAAGGCAGGTCATGATATCAAGAACCACACAGTACCAGAGAACTGCAAGGGACATCTGAAATGCCCAGTGTGCTTAACGCCATTTTTTAGCAGCGACTCCCTCTTATACCATATTACAAAGACCCATGTGAAAGTGGGGTATAAACACAAATGCAAGTTTTGTCACAATGCATTCAAAAAGAGGAAGCATTTGAGGGAGCATAAAATGAAAATGCACAGGAATGATGATCCTAACCCAGTAAAGTTTCGGCCTTTGTCATGCCCATTGTGTAGGAAAACTGTGTTTGCAACTGTGACTCTCTTGGCAAACCATTTGACAAACGTTCATATACTCTCCAAAACATTGAATGATGATAACATTGGTGATTTCCTGAAATGTGAATACTGTCATAAGTTATTtaagaaaaggaaatatttagCTGAGCACATGAAAAGAATGCATAAAGTGAAATTGGAATGTGATAAATCTTCAAAGCATTATTCTTTCAATGAAGGAGATGAATGCCACCGGTGTAGTATGTGCCCTGCTGTTTACACCACAAAGAAAGCCGTAACGGATCATGTAAGACGTAAACATAGAAACACTGGGTTGAAACAACCTAAGGAAGAACCCAATGATGGTGCTAAAGATAATATCAAAGAACCTGTTCATGGAATTGAGGAGCTAAATATCATGAAAGATTCGGTAATGAATCACAGAAAACGTAAACATGGAACTATGCATGACACTGGAGAACCTACGGGAAAACCCAAGGGTGAAGATACTAAACATACTCTCAAAAAAGACAATTATATTCGTATAATCAAGGACAAAGATATTGTCGATGATAAGAGCCAATCATTTCAGTGTCTACGCTGTCCCAGAGCATTTTCTCAGGAGAAAAACTTAAAGCAACATATCCAACAAAGTCATTCTGAAATCAATAAAGGATTGAAGCGGGCCGTAAGGAGCCCATCAAAAAGGACCAGTGCTCGGATTGCTGAAGCACCTAAAGGTACTCAGACTTTTAAGTGTGGATACTGTCTTCTGCCCTTTGCTGATCGACGTCTTTTGAGTCGGCATATGGTTAGAATTCATACAGGAGATGAAATTTAG